Within bacterium, the genomic segment GTCCACGCCGTCGAGCAGCGCGGGATCGAGGCGCAGGCCGTCCGGCCGGCGGATCGCGTCGATCGACGCGCCGAGCGTGCGCATCTCCCAGCCCAAGTCGCGCAGGTGGTCGAACGGCTGGAAGAAGCGGACGTAGGTGACCGGCGTCGGGGCCGGCTCGATGAAGGCCAGAGCGCGCTTCATGGCTCCTCGCGCGCCGCGCGGCGCGCAACGGTGATCTAGGTTCCCGCGGCCCGCGGCGCAACTGGCGTCGCGCGCGCAGAGCCGGGTTGACGACTCGCCGGCGCGGCGCGCCGCTGCTCCGCGAGGCCCGGACGGGCCGGACGCGAGCGGTCGGCCGCGACCGATGGACGGTTTGCCGCCCCGTGGGCGGGCCGCTATCTTACCGACCGGTAGGTAACATCCACCTGAAGGACGGTGCCGGAACATGTCGGAACGGAATGGGACAAGCGAGGAAGGGTCGGTCAAGAGCCGACTCGCCAAGGCGGCGGTGAAGCTGTTCGTCAGCCGCGGCTACGCGGCGACGTCCGTCAGGGAGATCGTCGAGGAGGCCGGCGTGACCAAGCCGGTCCTCTACTACCACTTCCAGAGCAAGGAAGGGATCTACCTCCACGTGATGGAGGCGGCCTTCCGCCAGATGGCGGGGATCGTCGAAACCGACGTGGCGCGCGGCGAATCGCCCCGCGCCCGGCTCCGCCGGCTGGCCGACGACCTCTTCGCGCTCTTCGAGACGCACGTGGACGAGGCGCGGCTCTGGTACGCGATCTACTACGGCCCGCCGCAGGGCGCGCCGTTCTTCGACTTCGACAGCAACCACAAGAAGGTCGTGGACGGGGTCCGCCGGCTGCTCGAGGAAGGGATCGCCGCGGGGGAGTTCGCCCCGGGGAACCTCG encodes:
- a CDS encoding TetR/AcrR family transcriptional regulator; this encodes MSERNGTSEEGSVKSRLAKAAVKLFVSRGYAATSVREIVEEAGVTKPVLYYHFQSKEGIYLHVMEAAFRQMAGIVETDVARGESPRARLRRLADDLFALFETHVDEARLWYAIYYGPPQGAPFFDFDSNHKKVVDGVRRLLEEGIAAGEFAPGNLDDLTWIYIGVFNMALELRLIGEHPELGDADYKRMLELVMDGFARGVGSRQ